Proteins from one Pelosinus sp. IPA-1 genomic window:
- the polA gene encoding DNA polymerase I encodes MPGNFIIIDGSSLVHRAFYALPLLTTASGQYTNAVYGFTTMMVKLLGELKPDFMVVAFDKGKITFRNDAYAEYKAHRKPTPGELSEQFPLAKEVLDAFGIRVIEEAGYEADDIIGTLAAKAGQAGHKVTIVTGDRDALQLISPSTRVMLTKKGISEMETFDRDAFKAKYCVTPEQQIDIKGLMGDASDNIPGVPGVGEKTAVKLIAEFGSIENVLENIDCISGKKLQENLRNNKEIALLSKKLATIVCDMPLEFSTESFEFHPDVAKVKELFAKFEFRTLLGKVDSIFPGNEQQGIVEVECLPEVTALTDNNELRILVDKVREAGVLEFYPIITGKLPAIIMQGLSVIFDDKVVYVPASIEGWQEMLDLFADASVMKITHDAKVLYNACARMETSLNGLVFDTILAAYLLDPTASEYSLAMLKEKYLGRPNTIQWNKMYYEPVFAVWAVEVIHEIYPLLRQGLIENELITLFDEVELPLVEVLSVVENYGIKVDKEYLEIMSAEIGTKINQLLSEVHCSAGEVFNVNSPKQLGTILFDKLQLPVMKKTKTGYSTDAEVLEKLAGQHAIIDTILEYRMLTKLKSTYLDGMIGLISPDTGRIHTTFNQMVTATGRLSSSEPNLQNIPIRTEIGRKIRELFVPDEGFDCIMTADYSQIELRVLADMSGDENMIEAFAQNQDVHTRTASEVFEVPMSEVTPELRSRAKAVNFGIVYGISDYGLSRDTGVSRKEAGQYIENYFAKYHGVKAYMDKMVSDAHKQGYVTTLLGRRRYLPDINSKNFNQRSFAERTAMNTPIQGTAADIIKKAMVDVYRALRKANLQSRILLQVHDELVLEVLACEAEQVAKIVKDAMEQSVTLRVPLVVDVNVGKNWASAK; translated from the coding sequence ATGCCTGGAAATTTTATAATTATTGATGGAAGTAGTTTGGTACATAGGGCGTTTTACGCATTACCCTTATTAACTACAGCAAGTGGACAATATACAAATGCAGTTTATGGTTTTACAACTATGATGGTAAAATTATTAGGGGAACTTAAACCAGATTTTATGGTCGTAGCTTTTGATAAAGGGAAAATCACGTTTCGTAATGATGCGTATGCTGAATATAAAGCCCATCGTAAACCGACTCCAGGGGAGTTGTCAGAACAGTTTCCCTTGGCGAAAGAGGTACTGGATGCCTTTGGTATCCGAGTAATTGAAGAAGCTGGATATGAGGCAGATGACATTATTGGAACGTTGGCTGCTAAGGCGGGACAAGCAGGGCATAAAGTGACTATCGTTACCGGTGATCGTGACGCATTACAACTAATTTCCCCTAGTACCCGAGTCATGTTGACGAAAAAAGGTATTTCTGAAATGGAAACCTTTGACAGAGATGCTTTTAAAGCGAAATATTGTGTAACTCCCGAGCAGCAAATTGATATTAAGGGCTTGATGGGAGATGCTTCTGATAATATCCCAGGTGTCCCAGGTGTCGGTGAAAAGACGGCAGTAAAGTTAATTGCTGAGTTTGGCTCTATTGAGAATGTTCTCGAAAACATAGATTGTATTTCCGGGAAAAAACTGCAAGAAAACTTGCGTAACAATAAAGAAATTGCTTTATTATCGAAAAAGTTAGCAACAATTGTTTGTGATATGCCCTTAGAGTTTTCTACGGAGAGTTTTGAATTCCACCCTGATGTTGCCAAAGTAAAAGAATTGTTTGCTAAATTTGAATTTAGAACCTTACTAGGCAAGGTTGACAGTATATTTCCAGGAAACGAACAACAAGGTATAGTTGAGGTAGAATGTCTGCCTGAAGTTACTGCTTTAACTGACAATAATGAGCTTAGGATCCTTGTGGATAAGGTGCGAGAAGCTGGCGTGCTAGAATTCTACCCAATCATTACAGGAAAACTACCTGCAATTATAATGCAGGGGTTGTCTGTGATTTTCGACGACAAGGTAGTATATGTACCAGCCTCGATAGAAGGCTGGCAGGAGATGTTAGATCTATTTGCTGATGCATCAGTGATGAAAATTACACACGATGCTAAGGTTCTATATAATGCTTGTGCTAGAATGGAGACTTCATTAAATGGCCTTGTTTTTGACACGATATTAGCAGCTTATCTTTTGGATCCGACAGCCAGTGAATATTCCCTTGCTATGTTGAAAGAAAAGTACCTTGGACGGCCAAATACAATTCAGTGGAATAAAATGTACTATGAACCTGTTTTTGCTGTATGGGCTGTTGAAGTCATACATGAAATTTATCCTTTGCTAAGACAAGGGCTAATAGAGAATGAACTGATTACCTTGTTTGATGAGGTAGAACTTCCTTTGGTAGAAGTTTTATCTGTAGTAGAAAACTATGGAATTAAGGTAGACAAAGAATATTTAGAAATCATGTCTGCTGAGATTGGGACTAAAATTAATCAGCTACTTTCTGAAGTTCATTGCTCAGCCGGTGAAGTTTTTAATGTAAATTCACCAAAACAACTTGGTACTATATTATTTGATAAGTTACAGTTGCCTGTAATGAAAAAAACAAAAACGGGATACTCTACTGATGCAGAGGTATTGGAGAAATTAGCAGGACAGCATGCTATTATTGATACAATCTTAGAATATCGGATGCTGACAAAATTAAAGTCGACCTATTTGGACGGAATGATCGGTTTAATTAGTCCAGATACAGGACGTATCCATACGACTTTCAATCAAATGGTGACAGCTACTGGTAGGCTCAGCAGTTCGGAACCTAATCTACAAAACATACCGATACGAACGGAAATTGGTAGGAAGATACGAGAACTTTTTGTACCTGATGAAGGATTTGATTGTATTATGACTGCTGACTATTCTCAAATTGAACTTAGGGTGTTAGCTGATATGTCTGGTGATGAGAATATGATCGAGGCCTTTGCCCAGAATCAAGATGTTCATACTCGTACAGCCTCCGAAGTTTTTGAAGTACCTATGTCTGAAGTTACACCTGAGTTGCGCTCAAGGGCGAAAGCTGTAAACTTTGGCATCGTTTATGGAATTAGTGATTATGGCTTATCACGAGATACTGGCGTTAGCCGTAAAGAGGCAGGTCAATATATTGAGAATTATTTTGCAAAATATCATGGTGTTAAAGCATATATGGACAAAATGGTAAGTGATGCACATAAACAAGGGTATGTGACCACTTTATTGGGGCGCCGTCGTTATTTGCCTGATATTAATAGCAAGAATTTTAACCAACGATCTTTTGCGGAACGTACTGCGATGAATACTCCCATACAAGGGACAGCGGCAGATATTATAAAAAAGGCTATGGTGGATGTATACCGAGCCTTGCGAAAAGCGAATTTACAGAGTCGTATTTTGCTGCAGGTACACGATGAACTAGTGCTAGAAGTTCTTGCTTGTGAAGCGGAACAAGTAGCTAAAATAGTAAAAGATGCAATGGAGCAAAGTGTGACCTTGCGAGTACCTTTAGTAGTAGATGTAAATGTAGGGAAAAATTGGGCTAGTGCAAAGTAG
- the mutM gene encoding DNA-formamidopyrimidine glycosylase: MPEMPEVEIVRRTLVDKVAGRTIKEVEFLLARLVKWPSPGEFQAVLTNRKIITLTRRGKYLLFHLDDGQVLVIHLRMTGRLQYIRTGMEKDKFTRIIFKLDNGDLLIYADTRTLGTLYLMPMDELWRISGLATMGPEPLTPEFSLDYLKNMLKKHHGKIKAILLNQKYIGGLGNIYVDESIAIAGIHPERIASSLSESENEKLYHAINKVIADGIEHGGTTFRDYRDGIGRSGTHQHHLIVYGRKGEPCLTCGIPIVWKEVSGRGSHFCPKCQG, encoded by the coding sequence ATGCCAGAAATGCCAGAAGTGGAAATTGTTCGACGTACTCTTGTCGACAAAGTAGCTGGAAGGACAATTAAGGAAGTAGAATTTTTGTTGGCCCGACTAGTGAAATGGCCTTCGCCTGGTGAATTTCAGGCGGTGCTAACAAATCGGAAAATTATAACGCTAACTAGACGAGGGAAATACTTATTATTTCATTTAGATGATGGACAAGTGTTAGTCATCCATCTTCGCATGACAGGACGATTGCAATACATTCGTACTGGCATGGAGAAGGACAAATTTACTCGTATCATATTTAAGTTGGATAATGGTGATTTGCTTATCTATGCAGATACGCGTACATTAGGAACCTTATATTTAATGCCAATGGATGAATTATGGCGTATTTCGGGACTCGCTACCATGGGGCCAGAACCTTTGACGCCTGAATTTTCACTTGATTATTTAAAGAATATGTTAAAAAAACATCATGGCAAAATTAAGGCTATTTTGTTAAATCAAAAATATATAGGTGGTTTAGGTAATATTTATGTAGATGAAAGCATAGCGATTGCCGGTATTCATCCGGAACGTATTGCTAGCAGTTTGAGTGAAAGTGAAAATGAAAAATTATATCATGCAATTAATAAAGTAATAGCCGATGGCATAGAACACGGTGGTACTACATTCCGAGATTATCGTGATGGGATTGGCAGAAGTGGCACTCATCAACACCATCTTATCGTATATGGACGTAAAGGAGAGCCATGCCTCACCTGTGGTATCCCAATTGTATGGAAAGAGGTATCGGGTCGTGGAAGTCACTTTTGTCCTAAATGCCAAGGCTAG
- the coaE gene encoding dephospho-CoA kinase (Dephospho-CoA kinase (CoaE) performs the final step in coenzyme A biosynthesis.), translating to MYIVGLTGGIATGKSTVSAMLAELGAYIIDTDKIAHAIVLPGQPAFLAVVAHFGGGIVRSDGALNREVLGEVIFKNPEERTCLERITHPFIEKQVNEDIQKGEELGYKVVVVDVPLLFEVGWQNRVDEVWVVYVDQEVQIARLIARNQLTYEQAQIRINAQLHVKEKAKQADVVIDNTLDTENTKKQVVSAWQGVCTRAQNLIVEKV from the coding sequence ATGTATATTGTTGGTTTAACAGGTGGTATTGCAACGGGTAAAAGTACTGTAAGCGCCATGCTAGCAGAATTAGGTGCCTATATTATAGATACAGATAAAATTGCCCATGCCATTGTTTTGCCAGGACAGCCTGCGTTTCTTGCTGTTGTGGCCCATTTTGGTGGTGGGATAGTACGGAGTGATGGGGCTCTCAATCGAGAGGTTTTAGGTGAAGTTATATTCAAAAACCCAGAAGAACGTACTTGCTTAGAAAGAATCACTCACCCTTTTATCGAAAAACAAGTAAATGAAGACATCCAAAAAGGGGAAGAACTCGGCTATAAAGTGGTTGTTGTTGATGTGCCCCTGCTATTTGAGGTTGGGTGGCAAAATAGAGTTGATGAAGTTTGGGTAGTTTATGTTGACCAAGAGGTACAGATAGCGAGGTTGATTGCCCGAAATCAATTAACTTATGAACAAGCACAAATCAGAATTAATGCCCAACTACACGTCAAAGAGAAAGCAAAACAAGCTGATGTAGTGATTGATAATACTCTTGATACAGAAAATACAAAAAAACAAGTAGTAAGCGCATGGCAGGGCGTATGCACTAGAGCGCAAAATTTGATTGTTGAAAAAGTTTAG
- a CDS encoding lytic transglycosylase domain-containing protein — protein sequence MRILTRMKILVGSILLLVTIGYHIYSSDWFQKKYVYPFPYQEIVYRYALDRELDPFLIAGVIRAESKFNTKAKSPKGALGLMQLMPETSKWVAEQMENQDFNTKQLEDPELNISMGTWYLWSLKKEFKSNEVLMLAAYNGGRGNVKQWMAQYGWNMSFVEDEKIPFRETREYVNRVLDNKKRYQELYGR from the coding sequence TTGCGGATTTTAACCCGGATGAAAATCCTGGTGGGTAGTATACTACTATTAGTAACCATTGGTTATCATATATATAGCAGCGATTGGTTTCAAAAAAAATATGTTTATCCCTTCCCATATCAGGAAATTGTGTATCGTTATGCCTTGGATAGAGAATTGGATCCTTTTCTTATTGCTGGAGTCATAAGAGCAGAAAGCAAATTTAATACAAAAGCAAAATCTCCTAAAGGTGCCCTAGGATTAATGCAGTTGATGCCTGAAACATCAAAATGGGTCGCTGAGCAAATGGAAAATCAAGATTTTAATACAAAACAGCTAGAGGATCCAGAGCTAAACATTAGTATGGGTACTTGGTATCTATGGTCATTAAAGAAAGAATTTAAAAGCAATGAAGTATTAATGTTAGCAGCCTATAATGGTGGGAGAGGTAATGTAAAACAATGGATGGCCCAATATGGATGGAATATGTCTTTTGTTGAAGATGAAAAAATTCCCTTTCGAGAAACTCGGGAATATGTAAATCGAGTGTTAGATAATAAGAAACGGTACCAAGAGTTATATGGCAGATAG
- a CDS encoding peptide ABC transporter substrate-binding protein has translation MEDGRPVAVKHKTDDLFSKRKTIQISRFRYCSFLCFLMAIVLLVGGCSSKSLPNPNKPELKQGGQLVYGSLQEPNTLNPLLSDFLATAEVSSLIFSGLLVNNEKGEWVPDLAVEVPTLQNGGVSQDGLSVTYKLRSGVTWHDGMPFTAEDVKFTWQLIMNPKVNIVSRDGYDRILAIDTPDSNTVIVRFKEYYAPYLTLFTSVLPKHIIESAGDVNKAAFNRGPIGTGPFKFKEWRLAEAIVLEANTTYFRGKPNLDTIVYKIIPDNTIMLTLLKAGELDIMANVPFSQYEQVKSIEGVKVVSTPAMIWEHLDFNLDNPLFQDVRVRQAISLGIDKQALITNLFKNAASPAFGDQSPLSWGYNPVVKGAVRDVTAARELLVQAGWQQGTDGIFAKGGRKLLFSLSVPAGVKTRELTAQMIAQQLKEIGIEVEVKVLDAQLFFADTLKKRRFETALYAWVAGVDPNNLNLWNSKKIPSAANRMEGQNYPGWRNAEVDLLTEQGARTVDIEARKQIYFRIQELIQQDYPIIPLYFRTNIDVAKNSVENYKSNPTPSGNLWNSWQWGIASK, from the coding sequence TTGGAAGATGGAAGACCAGTTGCAGTCAAACATAAAACTGATGACTTATTTTCTAAAAGAAAAACCATACAAATATCTAGATTCAGGTATTGTAGTTTTTTATGCTTTCTGATGGCTATAGTCTTACTGGTAGGTGGTTGTAGTTCCAAATCACTGCCAAATCCTAACAAGCCTGAATTAAAGCAAGGCGGACAATTGGTCTATGGCAGTCTGCAAGAACCGAATACCTTAAATCCATTGTTATCTGATTTTCTGGCTACTGCGGAAGTGAGTAGTTTGATTTTTAGCGGATTATTGGTAAACAATGAAAAAGGGGAATGGGTTCCAGACCTTGCGGTTGAAGTTCCCACCTTACAAAACGGTGGAGTGAGTCAAGATGGTCTCAGCGTAACCTATAAGCTGCGTTCAGGCGTGACTTGGCACGATGGGATGCCTTTTACTGCAGAGGATGTTAAATTTACTTGGCAACTTATCATGAATCCGAAAGTAAATATTGTGTCTCGTGATGGATATGATAGAATTTTGGCAATCGATACTCCCGATAGCAACACCGTCATAGTGCGGTTTAAAGAGTACTATGCTCCTTACTTAACCCTGTTTACTAGTGTTTTACCTAAACACATAATAGAGTCGGCAGGTGATGTCAATAAGGCAGCCTTTAATCGTGGGCCAATTGGCACAGGTCCTTTTAAATTTAAGGAATGGCGTCTTGCAGAAGCCATTGTATTAGAAGCAAATACTACATACTTTCGTGGTAAACCTAATTTAGATACTATTGTTTATAAAATAATTCCTGATAATACTATTATGTTGACGTTGCTGAAGGCTGGAGAATTAGATATTATGGCAAACGTTCCTTTCTCCCAATATGAGCAAGTCAAAAGTATAGAAGGTGTCAAGGTTGTCAGTACTCCAGCTATGATTTGGGAGCACCTCGATTTTAATTTGGACAATCCCTTATTTCAAGATGTGCGAGTGCGGCAAGCCATTTCACTAGGGATAGATAAGCAGGCTTTGATTACCAATCTATTTAAAAATGCAGCGAGTCCAGCATTTGGTGATCAATCACCCTTGTCTTGGGGTTATAATCCAGTTGTAAAAGGGGCTGTACGTGATGTTACGGCTGCACGTGAATTATTAGTCCAAGCAGGATGGCAACAAGGGACGGATGGTATTTTTGCCAAAGGTGGACGTAAGCTATTGTTTTCTCTAAGTGTGCCAGCAGGAGTAAAAACACGAGAACTTACAGCCCAAATGATAGCTCAGCAGTTGAAAGAAATCGGTATTGAAGTAGAAGTGAAAGTCCTAGATGCACAGCTGTTTTTTGCTGATACCTTAAAAAAGCGTAGATTTGAAACTGCCTTATATGCCTGGGTGGCAGGAGTGGATCCGAATAACCTCAACTTGTGGAATTCAAAGAAAATTCCTAGTGCAGCCAATCGGATGGAAGGACAAAATTACCCAGGGTGGCGCAACGCGGAAGTTGATTTGCTAACGGAGCAAGGGGCGCGGACGGTAGATATAGAAGCGCGTAAACAAATATATTTTCGAATTCAGGAGTTAATTCAGCAAGACTATCCAATTATTCCACTCTATTTTAGGACCAATATTGATGTAGCGAAAAATAGTGTTGAAAACTACAAATCAAATCCTACTCCATCAGGTAATTTATGGAATTCTTGGCAATGGGGAATTGCTTCAAAGTAA
- a CDS encoding AraC family transcriptional regulator: MMIDSNLCEKNCSVCILLCNGQPKVNDNSRQWDYDMYRDFPVKISRSERLERGPIFESHWHEQFQILYFEQGDALIHCNSHPYEVKPGDLVIINSNEIHYGETICQHLVYYIVKVDLNFLLGSQVDFCQTQYLNPLLQGRIRFQNYISQDDELAEQIQQIVNEYNNQEIGCELAVKSRIYHIIVLLLRHYQQDTFHKNRQDSQQKNMHQLRTVLKYMDQHYNENISLSQLASLANMSNQHFCRLFKSITGKSAVDYMNYLRINKAVTLLSESDFNISEVAMAVGFDDSNYFSRLFKKYQKTSPSSMRK; the protein is encoded by the coding sequence ATGATGATTGACAGCAATCTCTGCGAGAAAAACTGCAGTGTATGTATACTATTATGCAATGGGCAGCCAAAAGTTAACGACAATAGCCGGCAGTGGGATTACGACATGTATCGAGATTTTCCGGTGAAAATAAGCCGCAGCGAACGCTTGGAACGTGGCCCCATTTTTGAAAGCCACTGGCATGAACAATTTCAAATTTTATATTTTGAGCAAGGTGATGCATTAATTCACTGCAATTCCCATCCCTACGAGGTGAAACCAGGGGATCTAGTTATTATAAATAGTAACGAAATACACTACGGTGAGACCATCTGCCAACATCTAGTTTATTATATCGTAAAAGTCGATCTTAATTTCTTGCTTGGCAGTCAGGTAGATTTTTGTCAAACACAATATTTAAATCCTTTGCTACAAGGCCGAATTCGCTTTCAAAATTATATTTCCCAAGATGATGAATTGGCTGAGCAAATCCAGCAAATTGTTAACGAATATAATAACCAAGAAATAGGATGCGAATTAGCAGTCAAATCACGAATTTACCATATAATCGTACTACTATTGCGGCATTATCAACAAGACACGTTTCATAAAAATCGACAGGATAGCCAACAAAAAAACATGCACCAGTTACGTACTGTTTTAAAATATATGGATCAGCATTACAATGAAAACATTAGTCTGAGTCAACTGGCAAGTTTAGCCAATATGAGCAACCAACATTTCTGTCGTCTCTTTAAAAGCATTACTGGTAAAAGCGCAGTTGATTATATGAATTACCTACGAATTAATAAGGCCGTAACGCTTTTGTCAGAAAGCGATTTTAATATTAGCGAAGTTGCCATGGCCGTCGGCTTTGATGATAGTAATTATTTCAGTCGCTTATTTAAAAAATACCAGAAAACATCGCCATCTTCGATGCGAAAGTAA
- a CDS encoding MFS transporter, with protein sequence MKMKFLNGIDRNYFFFLLSTAFIGIGQSVDGAILTNYLKEGLGMMILERSALEFPRELPGLLMVVIIGLLSFLGDVRTMLVGNVISAIGMFSLGIIPPEYSWLIVTIFVYNMGTHIYMPLSNSIGMSFATAGELGKKLGQMNAINTLTLVISSAILWMLFKFLNISYMTAFSIGAVAFLLAAVSLIFMKPAKTIKKSRRFVFRKEYGLYYWLSVLYGARKQIFITFGPWVLVDVFRQPVTTMIMLFFIVSIAGIFVKPWIGHMIDHLGEKNVLSSEAIGCFIICLGYAFADNLFGKELALFVICACYVLDQAMNAVSMARATYMKKIALRPEEISPSLSLGTSIDHVVTMFLPILGGLVWYNGGPNGYKYVFMGGAAIALLNFVSTRFIQIEEAKPQQKVVSGA encoded by the coding sequence ATGAAGATGAAATTTTTAAATGGCATAGACCGTAATTATTTTTTCTTTTTACTATCGACAGCTTTTATTGGTATTGGGCAGAGTGTTGATGGTGCAATTCTGACTAATTATCTAAAAGAAGGCTTGGGAATGATGATTCTAGAGCGGTCAGCTTTAGAGTTTCCGCGGGAACTACCAGGGCTGCTGATGGTTGTTATTATTGGGCTGCTTTCTTTCTTAGGTGATGTAAGAACTATGTTGGTAGGAAATGTTATCTCGGCGATAGGTATGTTTTCTTTAGGGATCATTCCTCCCGAATACAGTTGGCTCATAGTAACTATTTTCGTTTACAATATGGGAACTCATATTTATATGCCTCTGTCTAATAGTATTGGAATGAGTTTTGCTACCGCTGGTGAATTGGGGAAAAAACTTGGGCAGATGAACGCCATTAATACTTTAACACTAGTTATTAGTAGTGCAATCTTATGGATGTTGTTCAAGTTTCTGAACATTAGTTATATGACCGCTTTTTCAATAGGCGCTGTGGCCTTTTTATTGGCAGCCGTCTCACTTATTTTTATGAAGCCGGCCAAAACAATAAAAAAATCCAGACGTTTTGTTTTCAGGAAAGAATATGGCCTATATTATTGGTTGAGCGTTCTGTATGGAGCGCGCAAACAGATATTTATTACTTTTGGTCCATGGGTGCTTGTGGATGTTTTCCGCCAACCAGTTACTACTATGATTATGCTATTTTTTATTGTTTCGATTGCCGGAATTTTTGTAAAGCCGTGGATTGGGCATATGATTGATCATTTGGGAGAAAAAAATGTTCTTAGCAGTGAGGCAATAGGTTGTTTTATTATTTGCTTAGGTTATGCGTTTGCTGATAATCTATTTGGTAAAGAGCTTGCATTGTTTGTAATTTGTGCATGTTATGTTTTGGACCAGGCGATGAATGCAGTTAGTATGGCTAGGGCTACTTATATGAAAAAAATCGCCCTACGACCTGAGGAAATTTCACCTAGTTTGTCTTTAGGTACTAGCATTGACCACGTCGTAACCATGTTCTTACCTATCTTAGGAGGTTTAGTTTGGTACAATGGTGGTCCGAATGGATATAAATATGTATTTATGGGCGGTGCTGCCATTGCCCTGTTGAACTTTGTGTCGACTAGATTCATCCAAATAGAGGAGGCAAAACCGCAACAAAAAGTTGTGAGTGGTGCTTAA
- a CDS encoding alpha/beta fold hydrolase, whose product MSGKIITFTDARKEVYCTSPMTKCAAQTYILIAGAWHNGWFWTGVKEILESEGHKVIAVDLPGHGNDTACLDDQNLESYSRSIANIMEQQLGQVILVGHSMAGAVACQASEYKPEKVKKMVVLCGFLLNDGESINGLKDGFKPTDWTKMADLGIVDLSFDKKVSYMNPQVAREKFYGELTDDQAKLAILHLGGEAIAAQHQAVKLGNNFRSIPKIYIKTLQDMMLPLDSQEKMIQRGVEKVYAINSGHSPFLTAPRQLADILLNIAVDVA is encoded by the coding sequence ATGAGTGGAAAAATAATTACATTTACTGATGCACGGAAGGAAGTGTACTGTACGTCACCGATGACGAAGTGCGCCGCACAAACCTATATTCTTATTGCTGGTGCGTGGCATAACGGTTGGTTCTGGACTGGGGTGAAGGAAATACTGGAGTCAGAAGGTCATAAAGTGATAGCTGTTGATTTGCCGGGTCATGGTAACGATACGGCTTGTTTAGACGATCAAAATTTGGAGAGTTACTCTCGCTCCATTGCCAATATTATGGAGCAACAGCTGGGGCAAGTAATCTTGGTGGGTCATAGCATGGCAGGGGCGGTTGCCTGTCAGGCATCCGAGTATAAACCAGAAAAAGTCAAAAAAATGGTAGTCCTTTGTGGATTTCTATTGAATGATGGTGAAAGTATAAATGGCCTAAAGGATGGCTTCAAACCTACAGATTGGACTAAAATGGCTGATTTGGGTATCGTCGATCTCTCCTTCGATAAAAAGGTTTCCTATATGAACCCCCAAGTAGCTAGGGAAAAATTTTACGGCGAGTTAACTGACGACCAGGCTAAATTGGCAATTCTACACCTGGGGGGAGAAGCTATTGCGGCGCAGCACCAGGCCGTGAAACTTGGCAATAATTTCAGAAGTATCCCTAAGATTTATATCAAGACTCTTCAAGACATGATGTTACCCCTTGATTCTCAAGAGAAGATGATTCAAAGGGGTGTTGAAAAAGTTTATGCTATCAACTCGGGGCACTCCCCATTCTTGACAGCTCCGCGGCAACTAGCAGATATTCTACTAAACATTGCTGTCGATGTAGCGTGA
- a CDS encoding GGDEF domain-containing protein codes for MKYAGRITGLIIMLMTIIAVRLYAYIYLDYSFSNPPYPGIIGLLIAYWAGKQYDKVKFYSEKDSLTGFYNRRFVDELLPSLLAKMDRKNEKLSIVILDCDNFKAINDRYGHRKGDLVLQELSALLLTTIRKSDIAARWGGDEFLIIAPCAGDEEIKQILKHFNNELLELSKKLQIAISLSSGYAIYPSDTKKIEDLISIADSKMYSLKNAARS; via the coding sequence ATGAAATATGCGGGAAGAATAACTGGCTTAATAATTATGCTAATGACTATTATAGCGGTAAGGTTATATGCTTATATTTATTTAGACTATTCATTCAGCAATCCGCCTTATCCTGGAATTATTGGTTTACTTATTGCTTATTGGGCTGGTAAACAGTATGACAAAGTAAAATTTTATTCAGAAAAAGATAGTTTGACGGGTTTTTATAACCGAAGATTTGTTGACGAACTTCTTCCGTCTCTTTTGGCTAAAATGGATAGAAAAAATGAAAAATTAAGTATAGTTATTTTGGATTGTGATAATTTCAAGGCCATAAATGACCGATATGGTCACAGAAAAGGGGATTTGGTGCTACAAGAACTTTCAGCTTTACTTTTAACTACTATAAGAAAGAGTGATATAGCTGCTAGGTGGGGTGGCGATGAATTTCTGATTATTGCACCTTGTGCAGGTGATGAAGAGATAAAACAAATTCTTAAACATTTTAATAATGAACTCCTCGAATTATCGAAGAAATTGCAAATTGCCATTTCTCTTTCAAGTGGTTATGCAATCTACCCTAGTGACACAAAAAAAATAGAAGATTTAATCAGTATTGCGGATAGCAAGATGTATAGCCTTAAAAATGCAGCTAGATCATAG
- a CDS encoding histidine phosphatase family protein — protein MRIGLMRHFEVECPHKRMMSAKEFSEWVNLYDSSPIKIMDLIIEQGTWEKCYCSDLLRAIETAQHIYRGDITKTELIREVPISPAFDSKIKLPYIFWLLAGRVAWLCSQQSQPESIKQTRDRVKMFISSILEEDNVLIVTHGFLMLQIKEHLISMGFRGDEFKKAKYGEVYVFENNE, from the coding sequence ATGAGAATTGGATTGATGCGGCATTTTGAAGTTGAGTGCCCTCATAAAAGGATGATGTCTGCAAAAGAATTTAGTGAATGGGTCAATTTGTATGACAGTTCACCCATTAAAATTATGGATTTAATAATAGAGCAAGGAACGTGGGAAAAGTGCTATTGTAGTGATTTATTGCGTGCAATTGAAACCGCGCAGCATATCTATAGAGGAGATATTACTAAAACAGAATTAATTCGAGAAGTGCCGATTTCACCAGCATTTGATTCTAAAATAAAATTGCCATATATATTTTGGTTACTGGCAGGAAGAGTGGCATGGCTTTGTTCACAGCAATCTCAACCTGAAAGTATAAAACAGACAAGGGATCGGGTAAAAATGTTTATTTCAAGTATTCTTGAGGAAGATAATGTCTTAATAGTGACACATGGATTTTTGATGCTGCAAATTAAAGAACATTTGATTAGTATGGGTTTTCGTGGTGACGAATTCAAAAAGGCGAAGTACGGAGAAGTATATGTATTTGAAAATAATGAATAG